The following are encoded in a window of Campylobacter concisus ATCC 51562 genomic DNA:
- the serA gene encoding phosphoglycerate dehydrogenase, whose amino-acid sequence MMKTIIVCDAIHPVGFELLKKEQDINVIDAVNTPKDELLKILGEADVAITRSSTEVNEAFLNAGKKLKAIVRAGVGVDNVDIEGCSRRGIIAMNVPTANTIAAVELTMAHMLASARSLEYAHNDLKLDRIWKREKWYGVELFKKKLGVIGFGNIGSRVAVRAKAFGMEIIAYDPYIDPSKVIDMGGTYTKNFDDILACDFITIHTPKTKETTNMIGAKEIAKMKDGVRLINCARGGLYNEEALYEGLKSGKIAFAGIDVFTREPATDHPLLDLNNVSVTPHLGANTLESQRNIAVEAVEQAILAARGISYPNALNLPIKTEDLPPFVEPYIDLTSKMAFLAAQINKSVIKAIRIETHGQISEYANSMLTFAIVGALKESLGDAINYVNAKFLCDEKGIVTETSLGGDSIFKNKITVRLTTENGIVTVGGTVFGENQQRIVTINGFKTDFKPKGKMIIFKNHDVPGVIAQISKILADEKINIADFRLGRDDHNMALAVILVDEHIKAETLERLNALEACVWAQYAVI is encoded by the coding sequence ATTATGAAAACTATCATTGTTTGCGATGCAATACATCCAGTAGGTTTTGAACTTTTAAAAAAAGAGCAAGATATAAACGTAATAGACGCAGTTAATACTCCCAAAGATGAACTTTTAAAAATTTTAGGCGAGGCTGATGTTGCTATAACAAGAAGCTCAACTGAAGTAAACGAGGCCTTTTTAAACGCTGGTAAAAAACTAAAAGCTATTGTTAGAGCTGGTGTTGGTGTAGATAATGTCGATATAGAAGGATGCTCAAGGCGTGGCATAATAGCTATGAACGTTCCAACTGCAAACACTATTGCTGCAGTTGAGCTAACAATGGCGCATATGCTAGCTTCAGCTAGATCTCTTGAATACGCTCATAATGATCTAAAGCTAGATAGAATTTGGAAGCGTGAGAAATGGTATGGGGTTGAGCTTTTTAAGAAAAAGCTTGGCGTGATCGGCTTTGGAAATATTGGCTCGAGAGTAGCTGTTCGTGCAAAAGCTTTTGGTATGGAGATCATCGCTTATGATCCATATATTGACCCATCTAAAGTTATCGATATGGGCGGTACTTACACTAAAAATTTTGATGATATTTTAGCATGTGATTTTATCACGATCCATACGCCAAAGACTAAAGAGACGACCAATATGATAGGCGCTAAAGAGATCGCAAAAATGAAAGATGGCGTAAGACTTATAAACTGCGCTAGAGGTGGTCTTTATAATGAAGAAGCGCTTTATGAAGGACTAAAAAGTGGCAAGATAGCATTTGCCGGTATTGATGTTTTCACAAGAGAGCCAGCAACTGATCATCCACTTCTTGATCTAAACAATGTAAGCGTCACCCCACACCTTGGAGCAAATACGCTTGAATCACAGCGAAATATCGCAGTAGAGGCAGTCGAACAAGCTATTTTAGCAGCTCGCGGTATAAGCTATCCAAATGCGTTAAATTTACCTATAAAAACAGAAGATCTACCGCCATTTGTTGAGCCTTATATCGATCTTACAAGCAAGATGGCATTTCTTGCTGCACAGATAAATAAAAGCGTTATCAAGGCCATTCGTATCGAGACTCACGGTCAGATTAGCGAATATGCAAATTCAATGCTAACTTTTGCAATCGTAGGTGCTTTAAAAGAGAGTCTTGGTGATGCGATAAATTACGTAAATGCTAAATTTTTATGCGATGAAAAAGGAATAGTGACTGAAACTAGCCTTGGCGGAGATAGCATTTTTAAAAATAAAATCACAGTTCGCTTAACTACTGAAAATGGCATTGTAACCGTTGGTGGAACGGTATTTGGTGAAAATCAGCAACGCATCGTAACGATAAATGGTTTTAAGACCGACTTTAAACCAAAAGGTAAGATGATCATCTTTAAAAATCATGACGTGCCAGGCGTTATCGCTCAGATCAGTAAAATTTTGGCTGATGAAAAGATCAATATCGCAGACTTCCGCCTTGGTAGAGATGATCACAATATGGCACTTGCTGTCATTTTGGTTGATGAACATATAAAAGCAGAAACGTTAGAGAGACTAAACGCACTTGAAGCTTGCGTTTGGGCTCAATACGCAGTTATATAA
- a CDS encoding histidine triad nucleotide-binding protein, with protein sequence MTIFEKIVAGEIPCNKVLESEKFLAFNDINPKAPIHILIIPKKHYKNFQEMDPVLMGEMTKFIQEVATLMGVDKSGYRLITNCGENGGQEVMHLHFHLLGGAKLGWSEGVADPQSTF encoded by the coding sequence ATGACCATATTTGAAAAGATCGTAGCTGGTGAAATCCCTTGCAACAAAGTACTTGAAAGCGAGAAATTTCTAGCTTTTAACGACATAAATCCAAAAGCACCGATCCACATCCTAATCATCCCAAAAAAACACTATAAAAATTTCCAAGAGATGGATCCGGTCTTAATGGGAGAGATGACAAAATTTATCCAAGAAGTAGCGACCTTAATGGGCGTTGATAAGAGCGGATACCGCCTTATAACAAACTGCGGTGAAAACGGCGGTCAAGAAGTTATGCATCTACATTTTCACCTACTTGGCGGAGCGAAGCTTGGCTGGAGCGAAGGCGTAGCTGATCCACAAAGCACATTTTAA
- the pheT gene encoding phenylalanine--tRNA ligase subunit beta, producing MIISKHWLNEWIDLSDVSGETLSKTLNSIGLEVDSYKEINLPKSIVVGYIKSREKHPDADKLSICQVDVGGETLQIVCGAKNVEAGQFVPVALIGTTMPNGLEIKKAKLRGIESSGMICSSSELGLPKVNDGILPLDESIGKLKLGTSLSEFEIFKDTIIEVDVTANRGDCQNLHGIAREICAALDLNMKDSHEDDESENLLGIGRIASVRAEDKVNGSFLYKAFELKEGLYENLITRMRLALIECQKINLVERLLEYATFCTGVLFRAYDHAKLVSEGEKAVFDIKNGENGECVVYCGDKNLGIAGIYQSDVARVDEKSKVILVEASYVKPDVVSKAIFENKNLPKGDQIYRSSRGSEPNLAYGADYLFKRLANFKDTLNLFAGSQQSLLNTEPITLSISLFELKNMIGQDIARNDVVKILKKLGFEIAVNVEQESFNVKVPLFRHDIVNSHDVCEEIVRIVGIDNIASKPLNFSEKNRLNKTYFDYKNALNLRHRAADNGFFESVHYVFDSLDELSELNFKPCKIKILNPINNELNTLRPALVNHLLSSSEKNIKNSKRSVRLFELGEVFDENANQGLNLGFVVSGLLKEPTLINGAKGEEANFYAFASMVQNVIGKFELKPCQGISYLSPYEQAHIYQNGENIGYIGRVDARVEAKRDLPKTYVCEIDFAKLKFEPVLAVPYSKFQSTTRDLSLIVPENFEAGRIYECIRGLNLKELKEFLPVDIYKDAKLNGAISLSLKFIFQDMEKTLEDDDINALMDKILGELKEKLNIGIR from the coding sequence ATGATAATTTCAAAGCATTGGTTAAACGAGTGGATCGACCTTAGCGACGTTAGCGGCGAGACACTTTCAAAGACATTGAATTCTATCGGGCTAGAGGTTGATAGCTATAAAGAGATAAATTTACCAAAGAGTATTGTGGTTGGCTACATAAAAAGTAGAGAGAAACACCCAGATGCCGATAAACTAAGCATTTGTCAAGTGGATGTTGGTGGAGAGACGCTTCAGATCGTATGTGGGGCTAAAAATGTTGAAGCTGGCCAGTTTGTGCCAGTTGCACTTATTGGCACGACTATGCCAAATGGTCTTGAGATAAAAAAAGCAAAGCTAAGAGGTATCGAGTCAAGTGGTATGATCTGCTCTTCAAGTGAGCTGGGGCTTCCAAAGGTAAATGATGGAATTTTACCGCTTGATGAGAGCATCGGCAAGCTAAAACTTGGTACAAGCCTTAGTGAATTTGAGATATTTAAAGATACGATAATCGAAGTTGATGTCACAGCAAACAGAGGCGATTGCCAAAATTTACATGGCATCGCAAGAGAAATTTGTGCAGCGCTTGATCTAAATATGAAAGATAGCCACGAAGACGATGAAAGCGAAAATTTACTAGGTATTGGCAGAATAGCTTCTGTGCGAGCAGAGGATAAAGTAAATGGATCATTTTTATATAAGGCTTTTGAGCTAAAAGAAGGACTATATGAAAATCTAATAACTCGCATGCGTCTAGCATTAATAGAGTGCCAAAAGATAAATTTAGTTGAGAGACTGCTTGAATACGCGACATTTTGCACAGGTGTTTTATTTAGAGCTTATGATCACGCTAAACTAGTAAGTGAAGGCGAAAAAGCTGTTTTTGATATAAAAAATGGCGAAAATGGTGAATGTGTCGTTTATTGCGGGGATAAAAATTTAGGCATTGCTGGAATTTACCAAAGTGACGTAGCAAGAGTAGATGAGAAGTCAAAAGTGATCCTAGTAGAAGCTAGCTACGTAAAGCCAGATGTTGTTTCAAAAGCTATTTTTGAAAATAAAAATTTACCAAAGGGTGATCAAATTTATCGCTCAAGTCGTGGTAGCGAGCCAAATTTAGCTTATGGTGCGGATTATTTATTTAAAAGGCTTGCTAATTTTAAAGATACACTAAATCTCTTTGCTGGCTCACAGCAGTCGCTTTTAAACACCGAGCCTATAACACTAAGTATCTCTCTTTTTGAGCTTAAAAATATGATCGGTCAAGATATTGCTAGAAATGATGTCGTTAAAATTTTAAAGAAACTTGGCTTTGAGATCGCAGTAAATGTTGAGCAAGAAAGCTTTAACGTAAAAGTGCCGTTATTTCGCCATGATATAGTAAATTCTCACGATGTTTGTGAGGAGATCGTAAGGATAGTAGGCATAGACAATATCGCCTCAAAACCACTAAATTTCTCTGAGAAAAATAGGCTAAATAAGACATATTTTGACTATAAAAATGCTTTAAATTTAAGGCACCGTGCAGCTGACAATGGCTTTTTTGAAAGTGTGCACTATGTTTTTGACAGCCTTGATGAGCTAAGTGAGCTAAATTTCAAACCTTGCAAGATAAAGATACTAAATCCTATAAACAACGAGCTAAACACGCTTAGACCAGCACTTGTTAATCACCTTCTAAGCTCAAGCGAGAAAAACATCAAAAACTCAAAACGCTCAGTTAGACTTTTTGAGCTTGGCGAAGTTTTTGATGAAAATGCAAACCAGGGCTTAAATTTAGGCTTTGTCGTATCTGGGCTTTTAAAAGAGCCAACACTTATAAACGGTGCAAAGGGCGAGGAGGCAAATTTCTATGCATTCGCATCAATGGTGCAAAATGTCATAGGCAAATTTGAACTAAAACCTTGTCAGGGCATCTCATACCTTAGCCCATACGAACAAGCACACATCTATCAAAATGGCGAAAATATCGGTTATATCGGTAGAGTCGATGCAAGAGTTGAGGCAAAGAGAGATTTGCCAAAAACTTATGTTTGTGAGATTGATTTTGCAAAGCTTAAATTTGAACCGGTCTTAGCAGTGCCTTACTCTAAATTTCAAAGCACAACAAGGGATCTTAGCCTTATCGTGCCTGAAAATTTCGAGGCTGGACGAATTTATGAATGCATAAGAGGGCTAAATTTAAAAGAGCTAAAAGAGTTTTTGCCGGTTGATATCTATAAAGATGCGAAACTAAATGGCGCAATCAGCCTTAGCCTCAAATTTATATTCCAAGATATGGAAAAAACGCTTGAAGATGACGATATAAACGCACTTATGGATAAAATTTTAGGTGAGCTAAAAGAGAAACTAAATATCGGAATAAGATGA
- a CDS encoding CZB domain-containing protein: MKLNGYRGVLLNEFNKIQDVHECRFGKWYEKDVKNTLVKDAKILSSIAAHHENVHHGLEKAMVIFADKDKGNLPGVEILKDVENSSKVGFEELLEAIKSARK, encoded by the coding sequence ATGAAGCTAAATGGATATAGAGGCGTACTTTTAAATGAGTTTAATAAGATTCAAGATGTTCATGAGTGTAGATTTGGCAAATGGTATGAAAAAGATGTGAAAAATACTCTTGTAAAAGATGCCAAAATTCTCTCAAGTATCGCAGCTCATCATGAAAATGTTCATCATGGACTAGAAAAAGCGATGGTTATTTTTGCTGATAAAGATAAAGGAAATCTACCTGGCGTTGAAATATTAAAAGATGTTGAAAACTCAAGTAAAGTAGGTTTTGAAGAGTTGCTTGAAGCTATTAAGTCTGCAAGAAAATAA
- the pheS gene encoding phenylalanine--tRNA ligase subunit alpha — translation MQDFVNKIKNEISTLDDLEKVRVEIFGKKGILAQGFAKLKELGEDEKKEFAANLNKQRDELGVLIEAKKAELSEQEIDNKMKKEAADITLFNEPVASGALHPVMATMDKIIEYFLALNFSLETGPLIEDDFHNFEALNLPKYHPARDMQDTFYLDDFRLLRTHTSPVQVRTMLNQKPPIRMIAPGTVFRRDMDLTHTPMFHQVEGLVVEDAEKVSFANLKSMLEGFLKHMFGDVEVRFRPSFFPFTEPSAEVDISCIFCHGKGCRVCKQTTWLEVLGCGVVDPNVFKAVGYKNVSGYAFGLGVERFAMLLHRVPDLRSLFEGDLRLLEQFK, via the coding sequence TTGCAAGATTTCGTTAATAAAATCAAAAATGAAATTTCAACGCTTGATGATTTGGAAAAAGTCAGGGTAGAAATTTTTGGCAAAAAGGGCATCTTGGCGCAAGGTTTTGCAAAGCTAAAAGAGCTTGGCGAAGATGAGAAAAAGGAATTTGCAGCAAATTTAAACAAGCAAAGAGACGAGCTTGGCGTGCTAATAGAAGCTAAAAAGGCTGAGCTTAGCGAGCAAGAGATAGATAACAAGATGAAAAAAGAAGCCGCTGATATCACGCTATTTAATGAGCCTGTTGCTAGCGGGGCACTTCATCCTGTGATGGCCACGATGGATAAGATAATTGAGTATTTTTTAGCTCTAAATTTCTCACTTGAAACTGGACCACTAATAGAAGATGATTTTCACAACTTTGAAGCGCTAAATTTACCAAAATACCACCCAGCACGGGATATGCAAGATACATTTTATCTAGATGATTTTAGACTTTTAAGGACGCATACGAGCCCAGTTCAGGTGCGAACTATGCTAAATCAAAAGCCACCTATTCGCATGATAGCGCCAGGCACCGTCTTTAGACGTGATATGGATTTAACGCATACACCGATGTTTCACCAGGTCGAGGGCCTTGTGGTGGAAGATGCTGAGAAAGTTAGCTTTGCAAATTTAAAATCAATGCTAGAGGGCTTTTTAAAGCACATGTTTGGCGATGTTGAAGTACGCTTTCGCCCTAGCTTCTTTCCATTTACGGAGCCTAGCGCAGAGGTTGATATTAGTTGTATATTCTGCCACGGCAAGGGCTGCAGAGTGTGCAAGCAGACTACTTGGCTTGAGGTACTTGGATGTGGTGTCGTTGATCCAAATGTATTTAAGGCAGTTGGTTATAAAAATGTAAGTGGATACGCCTTTGGCCTTGGCGTTGAGAGATTTGCGATGTTGCTTCATAGAGTGCCTGATCTAAGGTCGCTTTTTGAGGGAGATTTAAGATTGTTGGAGCAGTTTAAATGA
- a CDS encoding 30S ribosomal protein S1: protein MAVNKSVQLGKAKDEDIEDIDFAAMLEESFKKTEEDSDAKIVSINGDEVLIDVGKKSEGILNVSEITDTNGNLTHKVGDTIKVVITGSRNGRPIVSHKKALRKEKVKAFIEAYDPENSGEIDVKVVGKNKGGFITQDVNGVEFFLPKTHSGFKNAEGVIGKTYKVRVIKIDKEENSIVVSRKKILDDDRKKRKEALSSIVENDSVIEGTVKKITTYGMFVDVGGVDGLVHYSEISYKGPVNPSSLYKEGDKVLVRVISYDNEKRHLSLSIKAATPDPWEEIINDGLEVGDTIKVTVSNIEPYGAFVDLGNDIEGFLHISEISWDKNIKNPKDHINEGQEIDVEVIEIDAKGHRLRVSLKNLLPKPFDEFKAKHKEGDVVKGVVTTITNFGAFVRVGCVEGLLHNEDASWDRNDKCKDMFKAGDELEVKIIKIDSAEQKVSLSLKDLKQSPVQAFADKFNVGDIVKGTIRDIKDFGVFVELGDNVDALIRKEDLGSVDVSTLKIGDEIEAAIAFIDEKKNRIRLSIRRLAKQKEREVLNEINDNDDKVTLGDIIKEQLL, encoded by the coding sequence ATGGCTGTGAACAAAAGTGTTCAATTAGGAAAAGCAAAAGACGAAGATATCGAAGATATCGATTTTGCTGCGATGTTAGAGGAGTCTTTTAAAAAGACTGAAGAAGATAGTGACGCAAAAATCGTCAGTATCAATGGTGATGAGGTTTTAATTGATGTTGGCAAGAAGTCAGAAGGCATTTTAAATGTTTCTGAAATCACTGATACAAATGGCAACCTTACGCATAAAGTTGGCGATACGATCAAGGTTGTAATAACTGGATCAAGAAATGGAAGACCTATAGTGTCGCACAAAAAAGCACTTAGAAAAGAGAAAGTTAAAGCTTTCATCGAAGCTTACGATCCTGAAAATTCTGGCGAAATAGATGTAAAAGTAGTTGGAAAAAATAAAGGTGGCTTTATAACTCAAGATGTAAATGGGGTGGAATTTTTCTTGCCAAAAACTCACAGCGGCTTTAAAAACGCTGAAGGTGTAATTGGTAAAACATATAAAGTAAGAGTTATAAAAATTGATAAAGAAGAAAATAGCATAGTTGTCTCTAGAAAAAAAATTTTAGATGACGACCGCAAAAAGCGTAAAGAAGCTCTATCGAGCATAGTAGAAAATGATAGCGTTATAGAGGGTACAGTTAAAAAAATCACAACTTATGGTATGTTTGTTGATGTTGGCGGCGTGGACGGACTTGTTCACTACAGCGAGATAAGCTATAAAGGCCCAGTAAACCCTAGCTCACTATATAAAGAAGGCGATAAAGTTTTAGTTAGAGTTATCAGCTATGACAACGAAAAACGCCACTTGTCTTTATCTATCAAGGCAGCTACTCCAGATCCTTGGGAAGAGATCATAAATGATGGGCTAGAAGTTGGTGACACTATCAAAGTTACAGTTAGCAATATCGAGCCTTATGGTGCATTTGTTGATCTTGGAAATGATATTGAAGGATTTTTACATATATCTGAAATTTCATGGGACAAAAATATAAAAAATCCAAAAGACCACATCAATGAAGGTCAAGAGATCGATGTTGAGGTTATTGAGATAGATGCAAAAGGACACCGCCTAAGAGTAAGCCTTAAAAATTTACTTCCAAAGCCATTTGATGAGTTTAAGGCAAAACACAAAGAAGGTGACGTAGTAAAAGGCGTTGTGACAACTATCACAAATTTTGGTGCATTTGTTAGAGTAGGCTGCGTTGAAGGTTTGTTGCATAACGAAGACGCATCTTGGGATAGAAACGATAAATGCAAAGACATGTTTAAAGCTGGTGACGAGCTTGAAGTAAAAATCATCAAAATCGATAGCGCTGAACAAAAAGTTTCACTTAGTCTAAAAGATCTAAAACAAAGTCCAGTTCAAGCATTTGCTGATAAATTTAATGTAGGTGATATCGTAAAAGGAACAATTCGCGACATTAAAGACTTTGGCGTATTTGTAGAGCTTGGTGATAACGTTGATGCGCTGATCCGCAAAGAAGATCTAGGCAGTGTAGATGTTAGCACACTTAAGATCGGCGATGAGATCGAAGCAGCTATCGCATTTATCGATGAGAAGAAAAATAGAATACGCCTAAGTATACGCCGTTTAGCAAAACAAAAAGAGCGTGAAGTGTTAAATGAGATCAATGATAACGATGATAAAGTAACACTTGGCGATATTATAAAAGAACAATTACTTTAG
- a CDS encoding 4-hydroxy-3-methylbut-2-enyl diphosphate reductase, with amino-acid sequence MKIELASSYGFCFGVKRAIKIAENAGDAATIGPLIHNNEEINRLEKNYNVKTLEGIDELKDEKKAIIRTHGITKNDLAELKKTDIKVIDATCPFVTKPQQICEKMSEEGYDVVIYGDMHHPEVKGVKSYAKGNVYVVLEESELEGIKFKQKVALVSQTTRKVEKFMQIANYLMLHVKEVRVFNTICNATFENQEAAKNLAKRADVMIIIGGKNSSNTKQLYLISKNFCEDSYLIESEEELEKSWFDGKNLCGISAGASTPDWIIQKVVDRIKKV; translated from the coding sequence TTGAAGATTGAGCTTGCTAGTAGTTATGGATTTTGCTTTGGTGTAAAAAGGGCGATAAAGATTGCTGAAAATGCAGGAGATGCTGCGACCATTGGGCCACTCATCCATAATAATGAAGAGATAAACAGGCTTGAGAAAAACTACAATGTAAAAACACTTGAGGGTATAGACGAGCTAAAAGATGAGAAAAAGGCGATCATTCGCACTCATGGCATCACTAAAAACGACCTTGCAGAGCTAAAAAAGACAGATATAAAAGTGATCGACGCAACTTGTCCGTTTGTGACAAAGCCACAGCAAATTTGTGAAAAAATGAGCGAAGAGGGCTATGATGTGGTAATTTATGGCGACATGCATCACCCTGAAGTAAAGGGCGTGAAGTCATACGCAAAGGGTAATGTCTATGTCGTGCTTGAGGAGAGCGAGCTGGAGGGCATTAAATTTAAACAAAAGGTCGCACTTGTTAGCCAAACAACTAGAAAAGTCGAGAAATTTATGCAAATTGCAAACTACCTTATGCTTCACGTAAAAGAGGTGCGTGTTTTTAACACCATCTGCAACGCGACATTTGAAAACCAAGAGGCTGCTAAAAATTTGGCAAAAAGGGCTGACGTGATGATAATAATCGGTGGAAAAAATAGCTCAAATACAAAACAACTCTATCTAATATCTAAAAATTTCTGCGAAGATAGCTACCTCATTGAAAGCGAAGAAGAGCTTGAAAAGTCATGGTTTGATGGCAAAAATTTGTGTGGTATAAGTGCGGGTGCAAGTACGCCTGACTGGATCATACAAAAAGTCGTTGACAGAATCAAAAAAGTATAA
- the aroA gene encoding 3-phosphoshikimate 1-carboxyvinyltransferase has translation MRIYPLEKSLNLTIDDIAADKSISHRCAIFSLLSDKPSRVRNYLRAGDTLNTLKIVELLGAKVEDNGSEIMITPPQKIKEPNEILECGNSGTAMRLFMGLLAAQDGFFVLSGDRYLNSRPMARIAKPLNDMGAKIDGTNNANNAPLCIRGTKFERFSFESKIASAQVKSALLLAALYSNGCKFSEPELSRDHTERMLAGMGADIRRDDLEITLEPMKAPLAPLDIDVPNDPSSAFFFAVAALIIPGSHIILKNILLNKTRIEAYKILEKMGAEIKFHKTSSKYEDIGDIEVKYSPNLKGVEVGENISWLIDEAPALAIAFTCAKGQSKLINAKELRVKESDRIAVTINALKQCGVDASELEDGFIINGSEAKFATIDSHGDHRIAMSFAVLGLKCGIQIEKSEFIATSFPNFAEILKKMGARVED, from the coding sequence ATGAGAATTTATCCATTAGAAAAAAGTCTAAATTTAACTATTGACGACATCGCAGCGGATAAGTCCATCTCGCATAGATGCGCGATCTTTTCGCTTTTAAGCGACAAACCATCTCGCGTTAGAAACTATCTAAGAGCAGGCGATACGCTAAATACCTTAAAGATAGTCGAGCTTTTAGGCGCAAAAGTTGAGGACAATGGCTCTGAAATAATGATCACACCGCCGCAAAAGATAAAAGAGCCAAATGAAATTTTAGAGTGTGGCAACTCAGGTACGGCGATGAGGCTTTTTATGGGATTACTAGCCGCACAGGATGGCTTTTTCGTGCTAAGTGGCGATAGATATTTAAACTCACGTCCAATGGCTAGAATAGCAAAACCTCTAAACGATATGGGTGCAAAGATAGATGGCACAAACAACGCAAACAACGCTCCACTTTGCATAAGAGGGACAAAATTTGAAAGATTTAGTTTTGAAAGCAAGATCGCCTCGGCTCAGGTAAAGAGTGCGCTTTTACTAGCGGCTCTTTACTCAAATGGCTGCAAATTTAGCGAGCCAGAGCTAAGCAGAGATCATACTGAGCGAATGCTTGCTGGCATGGGAGCTGATATAAGGCGTGATGACCTAGAGATCACACTGGAGCCGATGAAAGCCCCACTTGCGCCACTTGATATAGACGTGCCAAATGATCCGAGCTCTGCATTTTTCTTTGCAGTCGCAGCACTTATCATTCCGGGCTCACACATTATTTTAAAAAATATCTTGCTAAATAAAACTCGCATCGAAGCTTATAAAATTCTAGAAAAAATGGGAGCTGAGATAAAATTTCACAAAACTTCAAGCAAATATGAAGATATCGGCGATATCGAGGTTAAATACTCACCAAACTTAAAAGGCGTGGAAGTTGGTGAAAATATCTCGTGGCTTATCGATGAAGCCCCAGCTTTAGCCATCGCATTTACCTGCGCTAAGGGGCAAAGTAAGCTAATAAATGCCAAAGAGCTTCGTGTAAAAGAGAGCGATAGGATAGCCGTCACGATAAATGCGTTAAAGCAGTGCGGCGTTGATGCTAGCGAGCTTGAAGATGGCTTTATCATAAATGGCTCTGAGGCCAAATTTGCCACGATCGATAGTCACGGAGATCATAGGATTGCGATGAGCTTTGCCGTGCTTGGACTAAAGTGCGGCATACAGATAGAAAAGAGCGAATTTATCGCCACTTCATTTCCAAATTTTGCTGAAATTTTAAAGAAAATGGGAGCTAGAGTTGAAGATTGA